Proteins encoded together in one Streptomyces sp. NBC_01216 window:
- the hmgA gene encoding homogentisate 1,2-dioxygenase, translating to MTTETTAQARKTAESLTYSTGFDNEHGSEAVPGALPHGRNSPQRAPLGLYAEQLSGSAFTEPRAHNHRSWLYRIRPSAAHPPFTRIDSGAVRSAPFTEAVADPNRLRWNPLPAPAPGTDFLAGLWTLGGNGDVAQRSGMAVHLYHADTSMDRVFSDADGELLIVPERGGLLLRTELGLLAAHPGEVALIPRGVRFRVELLDETARGYVCENYGAPFQLPDLGPIGANGLANARDFRAPVAAYEDVEGPVEVVNKYCGNLWSATYDHSPLDVVAWHGNHTPYVYDLRRFNVIGTISYDHPDPSIFTVLTSPSDTPGLAGVDFVVFAPRWLVGEDTFRPPYFHRNVMSEYMGLIEGAYDAKAEGFVPGGGSLHNMMSAHGPDRETFDRASAAELKPQKIDDGLAFMFETRWPVTATAQAAGADHLQKGYDDVWQGLERHFRS from the coding sequence ATGACCACGGAGACCACCGCGCAGGCGAGAAAGACGGCCGAGTCGCTGACGTACAGCACCGGTTTCGACAACGAGCACGGCTCGGAGGCGGTGCCGGGTGCGCTGCCGCACGGCCGCAACTCGCCGCAGCGCGCGCCCCTCGGCCTGTACGCCGAGCAACTGAGCGGCAGCGCGTTCACCGAGCCGCGTGCCCACAACCACCGCTCGTGGCTCTACCGGATCCGTCCGTCGGCGGCCCACCCGCCGTTCACCCGGATCGACAGCGGCGCCGTCCGCTCGGCGCCCTTCACGGAGGCCGTGGCGGACCCCAACCGGCTCCGGTGGAACCCGCTGCCCGCGCCCGCGCCCGGCACGGACTTCCTGGCCGGCCTGTGGACGCTGGGGGGCAACGGCGACGTGGCCCAGCGGAGCGGCATGGCCGTGCACCTCTACCACGCCGACACCTCCATGGACCGGGTCTTCAGCGACGCCGACGGCGAGCTGCTGATCGTCCCGGAGCGCGGTGGCCTCCTGCTGCGCACCGAGCTGGGCCTGCTCGCCGCCCACCCGGGTGAGGTCGCGCTGATCCCGCGGGGGGTCCGCTTCCGGGTCGAACTGCTGGACGAGACCGCCCGCGGCTACGTCTGCGAGAACTACGGGGCCCCCTTCCAGCTGCCCGACCTCGGCCCCATCGGCGCGAACGGCCTCGCCAACGCCCGTGACTTCCGCGCGCCCGTCGCCGCCTACGAGGACGTCGAGGGCCCTGTCGAGGTCGTCAACAAGTACTGCGGCAACCTCTGGTCGGCGACCTACGACCACTCGCCGCTCGATGTCGTGGCCTGGCACGGCAACCACACGCCGTACGTCTACGACCTGCGCCGTTTCAACGTCATCGGCACGATCTCCTACGACCACCCGGACCCCTCGATCTTCACGGTGCTGACCTCGCCGTCCGACACCCCCGGTCTCGCGGGCGTCGACTTCGTGGTGTTCGCCCCACGCTGGCTGGTGGGCGAGGACACCTTCCGGCCGCCGTACTTCCACCGCAACGTGATGAGCGAGTACATGGGCCTGATCGAGGGCGCGTACGACGCCAAGGCGGAGGGATTCGTGCCCGGCGGCGGCTCGCTGCACAACATGATGTCCGCGCACGGCCCCGACCGGGAGACCTTCGACCGGGCGAGCGCCGCCGAGCTGAAGCCGCAGAAGATCGACGACGGCCTGGCCTTCATGTTCGAGACCCGCTGGCCCGTCACGGCCACCGCCCAGGCAGCGGGCGCCGACCATCTGCAGAAGGGGTACGACGACGTGTGGCAGGGTCTTGAGCGCCACTTCCGGTCGTAG
- a CDS encoding right-handed parallel beta-helix repeat-containing protein produces the protein MSWTRRLLVALSVVLAALAAALVTASGAQAHEERPVTFPDGSGSVPVLRTGEPDLLVCKTDRADFERRTANFPDALKVRNQELFARCSRTGYRHIQQAVDAVDRPGMTIAVLPGLYEEEPSLAPPAGSCAALKAPRSALGYQILSYEQQKQCPHNQNLVAILGKKDLQIEGTGASRLDVVVDAKYAKLNAVRADKSDGIYFRNFTAQRTTFNSLYVLAGDGFVIDDVLTRWNDEYGFLTFASDHGLYKNCESYGNGDSGIYPGSASDINDGRGYDVPRHSIEITGCRSHHNMVGYSGTAGDSVYVHDNEFDHNMGGASMDSAFPGHPGLPQNHARFERNLIHDNNQNYYRYVDDGTCAAPPVERGYEQGVVCPQISMPPGTGIITAGGNWNLYEDNWVYGHQRAAFFLSAVPAFIRGESAWGKQTDTSHHNRYAGNHLGVDPSGRSRPNRTDVWWDGQGSGNCWQADAGASTPGALPACGTRRGDVSGNTGRLVGEPVKLAQLLVCADYSVQARRLPAGCDWYGARGIQRVETQLALASALVLALVGGILWWRRLRGSRLAGAATLLGLVGLALEVAGSTLRLTAGPVPAVALLLIGLWWAGVGLALRPHHPAFARTTLALGALTLLDAFDKAVLMIPWIPLGPAWPRTLLAVVWVLWAVVAAGRAATTAAPPAHEEVTGRTGTGLPAGGTA, from the coding sequence ATGTCGTGGACCCGCAGGCTCCTTGTCGCGCTCTCGGTCGTTCTCGCGGCGCTCGCCGCCGCCCTCGTCACCGCCTCCGGGGCCCAGGCCCACGAGGAGCGGCCCGTCACCTTCCCCGACGGCTCCGGCAGCGTGCCGGTGCTGCGCACGGGCGAACCCGATCTCCTGGTCTGCAAGACCGACCGGGCCGACTTCGAACGCCGGACGGCGAACTTCCCGGACGCGCTCAAGGTCCGGAACCAGGAGCTCTTCGCCCGGTGCTCCCGCACCGGATACCGCCACATCCAGCAGGCCGTCGACGCCGTCGACCGCCCCGGCATGACCATCGCCGTCCTGCCCGGCCTCTACGAGGAGGAGCCCTCACTCGCCCCGCCGGCCGGATCCTGCGCCGCGCTGAAGGCCCCCAGATCCGCGCTCGGCTACCAGATCCTGTCGTACGAGCAGCAGAAGCAGTGCCCCCACAACCAGAACCTGGTCGCGATCCTCGGAAAGAAGGACCTCCAGATCGAGGGCACCGGCGCCTCCCGCCTGGACGTCGTCGTGGACGCCAAGTACGCCAAGCTCAACGCCGTCCGGGCCGACAAGTCCGACGGGATCTACTTCCGCAACTTCACCGCCCAGCGCACCACCTTCAACTCGCTGTACGTCCTCGCGGGCGACGGCTTCGTCATCGACGACGTCCTGACCCGCTGGAACGACGAGTACGGCTTCCTGACCTTCGCCTCCGACCACGGCCTCTACAAGAACTGCGAGTCGTACGGCAACGGCGACTCCGGCATCTACCCCGGCTCGGCCTCCGACATCAACGACGGCCGCGGCTACGACGTCCCGCGCCATTCCATCGAGATCACCGGCTGTCGCAGCCACCACAACATGGTCGGCTACTCGGGCACGGCGGGGGACTCCGTCTACGTCCACGACAACGAGTTCGACCACAACATGGGCGGCGCCTCCATGGACTCCGCCTTTCCCGGCCACCCCGGACTCCCGCAGAACCACGCCCGCTTCGAGCGCAACCTGATCCACGACAACAACCAGAACTACTACCGCTACGTCGACGACGGCACCTGCGCCGCACCGCCGGTCGAGCGCGGCTACGAGCAGGGCGTGGTCTGCCCGCAGATATCGATGCCGCCGGGCACCGGCATCATCACCGCGGGCGGCAACTGGAACCTGTACGAGGACAACTGGGTGTACGGCCACCAGCGTGCCGCGTTCTTCCTGAGCGCCGTCCCCGCCTTCATCCGGGGCGAGTCCGCGTGGGGCAAGCAGACCGACACCTCCCACCACAACCGCTACGCCGGCAACCACCTGGGCGTCGACCCGTCCGGGAGGTCCCGCCCCAACCGCACGGACGTGTGGTGGGACGGTCAGGGCAGCGGCAACTGCTGGCAGGCCGACGCCGGCGCCTCCACCCCCGGAGCCCTCCCCGCCTGCGGGACCCGCCGCGGCGACGTCTCCGGGAACACCGGCCGCCTCGTCGGCGAACCCGTCAAACTCGCGCAGCTCCTGGTGTGCGCCGACTACAGCGTCCAGGCACGACGGCTGCCCGCCGGCTGCGACTGGTACGGCGCCCGCGGCATCCAGCGCGTCGAGACCCAGCTCGCCCTGGCGTCCGCGCTCGTCCTCGCCCTCGTCGGCGGCATCCTGTGGTGGCGCCGGCTCCGGGGCAGCCGGCTCGCGGGCGCCGCGACGCTACTGGGCCTCGTGGGCCTGGCCCTCGAGGTGGCGGGCTCGACCCTGCGGCTCACCGCGGGCCCGGTCCCCGCCGTCGCGCTGCTTCTCATCGGCCTCTGGTGGGCCGGAGTGGGCCTCGCCCTGCGCCCCCACCACCCCGCCTTCGCCCGGACCACGCTCGCCCTCGGTGCCCTCACCCTTCTCGACGCCTTCGACAAGGCGGTGCTGATGATCCCCTGGATCCCGCTCGGACCGGCCTGGCCGCGGACCCTCCTCGCGGTCGTCTGGGTCCTGTGGGCCGTGGTGGCGGCGGGCCGCGCCGCCACCACCGCGGCACCACCCGCGCACGAGGAGGTCACCGGCCGGACCGGCACCGGCCTCCCGGCCGGAGGCACGGCGTGA
- a CDS encoding Zn-dependent alcohol dehydrogenase, which yields MIRAAVLPAVGSPLEITGIELPEPGPGRVRVRLAAAGVCHSDLSLSDGTMRVPVPAVLGHEGAGTVVSVGEGVEHVAVGDGVVLNWAPSCGACHHCSMGEVWLCADALTGAGAVYAVTEDGTELHPGLNVAAFAEETVVPAKCVLPAPDGVPLTEAALLGCAVLTGWGAIHHSARVREGESVAVIGVGGVGLATLQAARIAGAGRIVAVDVSPEKEALARAAGATDYLVGSDRTAREIRALTGGHGADVAVECVGRAVTIRAAWDSTRRGGRTTVVGIGGKDQQVSFNALELFHWGRTLSGCVYGNCDPAEDLPVLAEHIRAGRLDLGALVTERITLDGIPGAFADMLAGKGGRALVVF from the coding sequence GTGATCCGCGCCGCCGTCCTGCCCGCCGTCGGATCTCCGCTGGAGATCACCGGCATCGAACTGCCCGAACCGGGCCCCGGCCGGGTCCGGGTCCGCCTGGCAGCCGCCGGGGTGTGCCACTCCGATCTGTCCCTGTCCGACGGCACCATGCGCGTGCCCGTGCCGGCCGTCCTCGGTCACGAGGGCGCCGGTACCGTCGTCTCGGTGGGCGAGGGGGTCGAGCACGTCGCCGTCGGGGACGGCGTCGTGCTCAACTGGGCGCCGTCCTGTGGTGCCTGCCACCACTGCTCGATGGGTGAGGTGTGGCTCTGCGCCGACGCGCTGACCGGCGCGGGCGCCGTGTACGCGGTCACCGAGGACGGCACCGAACTCCATCCCGGGCTCAACGTCGCGGCCTTCGCCGAGGAGACCGTGGTGCCCGCGAAGTGTGTGCTGCCCGCCCCGGACGGCGTTCCGCTCACGGAGGCCGCCCTGCTCGGCTGCGCCGTGCTCACCGGCTGGGGCGCGATCCACCACTCCGCGCGGGTCCGCGAGGGGGAGTCGGTCGCCGTCATCGGCGTCGGAGGAGTCGGCCTGGCGACTCTCCAGGCCGCCCGGATCGCGGGCGCGGGGCGGATCGTGGCGGTCGACGTCTCGCCCGAGAAGGAGGCCCTGGCCCGCGCCGCCGGCGCGACCGACTACCTGGTGGGGTCGGACAGGACGGCGCGGGAGATCCGCGCGCTGACGGGCGGCCACGGAGCGGACGTGGCCGTCGAGTGTGTCGGACGCGCCGTCACCATCCGTGCGGCCTGGGACTCCACCCGGCGCGGCGGACGCACCACCGTCGTCGGCATCGGCGGCAAGGACCAGCAGGTCTCCTTCAACGCCCTGGAGCTCTTCCACTGGGGCCGGACCCTGTCCGGCTGTGTCTACGGCAACTGCGACCCGGCCGAGGACCTTCCGGTCCTGGCCGAGCACATCCGCGCCGGTCGTCTCGACCTCGGGGCGCTGGTCACGGAACGGATCACCCTGGACGGCATCCCGGGCGCCTTCGCCGACATGCTGGCGGGCAAGGGCGGCCGGGCGCTGGTGGTCTTCTGA
- a CDS encoding aldehyde dehydrogenase family protein yields the protein MKAHDAMYIGGAWRAAASSGTIPVTDPSDERIVAHVPAGTPEDVDLAVRAARAALPGWAATAPAERAARLVALRDALAARAEEIAATVTTELGAPPRLAAAVHTGLPIAVAGSFAELAATHPFEEKVGNSTVYAEPVGVVGAITPWNYPLHQIVAKVAPALAAGCTVVLKPAEDTPLTAQLFAEAAHEAGLPAGVFNLVTGLGPVAGQALAGHSDVDLVSFTGSTAVGRRIGALAGGAVKRVALELGGKSANVILPSADLAKAVAVGIANVMSNSGQTCSAWTRMLVHTDRYDEAVALAAEAVAAYVPGERVGPLVSAEQQQRVLGYIEKGMAEGARLVVGGPDAPRETGYYVSPTVFADVTPDMTIAQEEIFGPVVSILRYRDEEEALAIANGTVYGLAGAVWGEPEAAVAFARRMDTGQVDINGGRFNPLAPFGGYKQSGVGRELGAHGLAEYLQTKSLQF from the coding sequence ATGAAGGCCCACGACGCGATGTACATCGGCGGAGCTTGGCGCGCAGCAGCCTCCTCCGGCACGATTCCGGTGACCGATCCTTCGGACGAGCGGATCGTCGCGCACGTCCCGGCCGGCACCCCCGAGGACGTGGACCTCGCCGTCCGCGCCGCCCGCGCGGCCCTGCCCGGCTGGGCGGCCACCGCGCCCGCCGAGCGCGCCGCCCGCCTCGTGGCGCTCCGCGACGCACTCGCCGCTCGTGCGGAGGAGATCGCCGCCACCGTCACCACCGAGCTCGGCGCTCCGCCCAGGCTCGCCGCCGCCGTCCATACCGGCCTGCCGATCGCCGTCGCGGGCTCCTTCGCCGAACTCGCCGCCACGCACCCCTTCGAGGAGAAGGTCGGCAACTCCACCGTCTACGCCGAGCCCGTCGGTGTCGTCGGCGCCATCACGCCCTGGAACTACCCGCTCCACCAGATCGTCGCCAAGGTCGCCCCGGCGCTCGCGGCGGGCTGCACCGTCGTCCTCAAGCCCGCCGAGGACACCCCGCTGACCGCCCAGCTCTTCGCCGAGGCCGCCCACGAGGCGGGCCTCCCGGCCGGGGTCTTCAACCTGGTCACCGGCCTCGGACCGGTCGCCGGCCAGGCACTCGCCGGGCATTCGGACGTCGACCTCGTCTCCTTCACCGGGTCCACCGCAGTCGGCCGGCGGATCGGCGCCCTCGCGGGCGGGGCGGTCAAGCGGGTCGCCCTGGAGCTCGGCGGTAAGTCGGCCAACGTCATCCTGCCCTCCGCCGACCTGGCGAAGGCCGTCGCCGTCGGCATCGCCAACGTCATGTCCAACTCCGGCCAGACGTGCAGCGCCTGGACTCGGATGCTGGTCCACACCGACCGGTACGACGAGGCCGTGGCGCTCGCCGCCGAGGCCGTCGCCGCGTACGTACCCGGCGAGCGCGTCGGCCCGCTCGTCAGTGCCGAGCAGCAGCAGCGCGTCCTCGGCTACATCGAGAAGGGGATGGCGGAGGGCGCTCGGCTCGTCGTCGGCGGTCCCGATGCCCCCAGGGAGACCGGCTACTACGTCTCCCCGACCGTCTTCGCCGACGTCACCCCGGACATGACCATCGCCCAGGAGGAGATCTTCGGCCCGGTCGTCTCGATCCTGCGCTACCGGGATGAGGAGGAGGCCCTCGCGATCGCCAACGGGACCGTGTACGGCCTCGCGGGCGCCGTCTGGGGCGAGCCGGAGGCCGCCGTCGCCTTCGCGCGGCGCATGGACACGGGCCAGGTCGACATCAACGGAGGCCGATTCAACCCGCTGGCGCCGTTCGGTGGTTACAAGCAGTCGGGCGTCGGGCGCGAACTGGGCGCCCACGGCCTCGCCGAGTACCTCCAGACCAAGTCCCTCCAGTTCTGA
- a CDS encoding TetR/AcrR family transcriptional regulator, whose translation MVPVPQSRRQNPPTPPAPRPALRRAPVQRRSAERLARILDACAELLDETGYEQLSTRAVAVRAGVPIGSVYRFFGNKRALAAALAHRNLDRYAERITARLAGLPAVDGRGAIDTVLDEYIAMKRTVPGFALVDFGVPAPGEAGEDDPNHLVAGRLCELLATPLGRADDDTLRRKILVGVEATDALLQLAFRADPAGDPDLIAETRELLHAYLAPALS comes from the coding sequence ATGGTCCCCGTGCCCCAGTCCCGCCGCCAGAACCCGCCCACGCCGCCCGCCCCGCGCCCCGCCCTGCGGCGCGCGCCCGTCCAGCGGCGGAGCGCCGAGCGGCTCGCCCGGATCCTCGACGCCTGCGCCGAGCTCCTCGACGAGACCGGCTACGAACAGCTCAGCACCCGGGCCGTCGCCGTCCGCGCGGGCGTTCCCATCGGCTCCGTCTACCGCTTCTTCGGCAACAAGCGGGCCCTGGCCGCCGCCCTCGCTCACCGCAACCTCGACCGCTACGCGGAACGGATCACCGCCCGCCTCGCCGGGCTCCCCGCCGTCGACGGGCGCGGCGCCATCGACACCGTCCTCGACGAGTACATCGCCATGAAGCGGACGGTGCCCGGCTTCGCCCTGGTCGACTTCGGGGTCCCGGCACCCGGCGAAGCCGGGGAGGACGACCCCAACCACCTGGTCGCCGGCCGTCTCTGCGAACTGCTCGCGACCCCGCTCGGCCGCGCCGACGACGACACCCTGCGCCGTAAGATCCTGGTGGGCGTCGAGGCCACCGACGCCCTGCTCCAGCTCGCCTTCCGGGCCGATCCGGCGGGGGACCCCGACCTCATCGCCGAGACCCGCGAACTCCTCCACGCCTATCTGGCGCCCGCCCTTTCCTGA
- a CDS encoding DMT family transporter encodes MPNSRTTSRPALAAAGVSVALWASAFVSIRSAGAVYSPGALALGRLLAGSLVLGLVLLIRREGLPSRGAWPGILTSGLLWFGGYMVVLNWGEREVDAGTAAMVVNIGPLLIALLGARFLGEKLPPRLIAGMGVSFVGAVAVGLSMSGKGHASVLGVVLCLLAAFAYAGGVVAQKPALRHGSALQVTTFGCLVGTVACLPFSWQLIRELSGAPVPATLNMVYLGVFPTALAFTTWAYALARTTAGRMGATTYAVPALVVVMAWVLLGELPGPLTLAGGVLCLAGVAVSRSRPRTTEAEGAATSAARAADVARPAAPAPGGDASRPDPAGSTDTAPETV; translated from the coding sequence ATGCCGAACTCCCGCACCACCTCCCGCCCGGCGCTCGCCGCCGCCGGTGTCTCCGTCGCCCTGTGGGCCTCCGCCTTCGTCTCGATCCGCAGCGCCGGGGCGGTCTACTCCCCCGGTGCCCTCGCGCTCGGCCGGCTGCTCGCCGGTTCCCTCGTGCTCGGCCTGGTGCTGCTGATACGGCGTGAGGGGCTGCCGTCCCGAGGAGCCTGGCCCGGGATCCTCACGTCGGGGCTGCTGTGGTTCGGCGGATACATGGTGGTGCTGAACTGGGGCGAGCGGGAGGTCGACGCGGGAACGGCCGCGATGGTCGTCAACATCGGCCCCCTGCTCATCGCACTGCTCGGCGCCCGCTTCCTGGGCGAGAAGCTGCCGCCCCGGCTGATCGCCGGCATGGGCGTGTCCTTCGTGGGGGCCGTGGCGGTGGGCCTGTCCATGTCCGGGAAGGGGCACGCCTCGGTCCTCGGCGTGGTGCTGTGCCTGCTCGCGGCCTTCGCGTACGCGGGCGGTGTCGTCGCCCAGAAGCCGGCGCTCCGGCACGGCAGCGCGCTGCAGGTCACCACCTTCGGATGCCTCGTCGGCACGGTGGCCTGCCTGCCCTTCTCCTGGCAGTTGATCCGTGAGCTCTCCGGGGCCCCGGTGCCGGCGACCCTGAACATGGTGTACCTCGGCGTCTTCCCGACCGCCCTCGCCTTCACGACCTGGGCCTACGCCCTGGCGCGTACGACGGCCGGACGCATGGGCGCCACCACGTACGCCGTCCCGGCACTGGTGGTCGTCATGGCGTGGGTGCTCCTGGGCGAACTGCCGGGGCCGCTGACCCTCGCGGGCGGTGTGCTCTGCCTGGCCGGCGTGGCCGTCTCGCGCTCCCGGCCGAGAACCACGGAGGCGGAGGGTGCCGCGACGTCCGCGGCGCGCGCCGCGGACGTCGCGAGGCCGGCCGCACCGGCGCCGGGAGGCGACGCCTCCCGGCCGGACCCGGCCGGGAGCACCGACACGGCGCCGGAAACGGTCTGA
- a CDS encoding class F sortase gives MSLAVGGVWWAQGGEPPDPPASTASAADGHTDGPAARAGSPRPAGPPARARPGASSRPPAGPSPTPLPASRATRLAIPAITIEAPVRAVSVDRVGRLGSPPVDNPRVVGWYARGAAPGERGTAVFVGHRDTRTGPAIFLNLDSLKPGNTVRIGRADGRVAVFTVDKVRTYTKTAFPDTEVYGPTGRPEIRLLTCGGAFSPKTGYQSNIVVFAHLTDVTRRL, from the coding sequence GTGTCCCTGGCCGTCGGGGGCGTCTGGTGGGCCCAGGGCGGGGAGCCGCCCGACCCGCCGGCCAGTACAGCCTCCGCGGCGGACGGGCACACCGACGGCCCGGCGGCCCGCGCAGGGTCGCCGCGGCCGGCCGGACCGCCCGCCCGGGCGAGGCCCGGCGCCTCGTCGCGCCCCCCGGCCGGACCGTCGCCCACGCCGCTGCCCGCCTCGCGCGCCACCCGCCTCGCCATCCCCGCGATCACCATCGAGGCGCCGGTGCGAGCCGTCAGCGTGGACCGGGTGGGACGGCTCGGCTCCCCGCCGGTCGACAACCCCCGGGTCGTCGGCTGGTACGCGCGCGGCGCCGCGCCGGGCGAGCGCGGCACGGCCGTCTTCGTCGGGCACCGGGACACCCGCACCGGACCCGCGATCTTCCTCAACCTCGACTCGCTCAAACCGGGCAACACCGTCCGGATCGGCCGGGCGGACGGTCGCGTCGCCGTCTTCACGGTCGACAAGGTGCGGACGTACACCAAGACCGCGTTCCCCGACACGGAGGTCTACGGGCCCACCGGCCGTCCCGAGATCCGTTTGCTCACCTGCGGCGGAGCCTTCTCGCCGAAGACCGGATACCAGTCGAACATCGTCGTCTTCGCCCACCTCACGGACGTCACCCGACGTCTCTGA
- a CDS encoding molybdopterin oxidoreductase family protein → MPDATSTALRICPLCEATCGLTLTLAGTRVTGARGDRQDVFSAGFVCPKGASFGEVDADPDRLRTPLVRTDGELREATWTEAFDHIAARIRPLVEEYGPNAVGIVLGNPNVHTMAGALYPPLLIGALRTRNLFTASTLDQMPKHVSSGLLFGDPFAIPVPDLDRTTHLLILGANPLESNGSLCTAPDFPGRLKALRRRGGTLTVVDPRRTRTAALADRHIALRPGTDALFLAALAHTLFDEGLTDLGALAAHVEGVADVREALRDFTPEAVADACDLDAATLREVARELAAAPSAAVYGRMGSSTVEHGTLANWLVDVLNVLTGNLDRPGGALFPLSATAPAPRPAGPGKGFALGRWRSRVSGHPEAKGEFPTAALAEEIETPGEGRIRAVISIAANPVLSAPDGRRLDAALGGLDFMVSVDPYLNETTRHADVVLPPPPPSQSAHFDFAFNGFAIRNQARYTPAAVPLEDGRMDECEIHARLILAVSGMHGASPSAVDDLAVDSALAKAVAQEHSPLHGGDPQEQARLLAGRTGPERRLDLMLRLGPYDLILEDLLRAPHGIDLGPLRPRLPQVLKTRSGRVELLPQPLAADLPRLRAALASRRDGLVLVGRRHLRSNNSWLHNVPSLTGGSNRCTLQVHPADADRLGLADGKPARISSVGGALEVEVEVTDAVRAGVVSLPHGWGHDRPGARLTVAAERPGVNVNQLLDGSLLDPLSGTAVLNGFPVDVTPVP, encoded by the coding sequence ATGCCCGACGCGACATCCACCGCCCTGCGCATCTGCCCGCTGTGCGAAGCCACCTGCGGACTGACCCTGACCCTGGCCGGGACCCGCGTCACCGGGGCCCGCGGTGACCGCCAGGACGTCTTCAGCGCGGGCTTCGTCTGCCCCAAGGGCGCCTCCTTCGGCGAGGTCGACGCCGACCCGGACCGCCTCAGGACGCCACTCGTCCGAACCGACGGCGAGCTGCGCGAGGCCACCTGGACCGAGGCCTTCGACCACATCGCCGCCCGGATCCGCCCGCTCGTCGAGGAGTACGGGCCGAACGCCGTGGGTATCGTCCTGGGCAACCCCAACGTGCACACCATGGCGGGCGCCCTCTACCCGCCCCTCCTCATCGGCGCGCTGCGGACCCGAAACCTCTTCACCGCCTCCACGCTCGACCAGATGCCCAAGCACGTGTCCAGCGGGCTGCTCTTCGGCGATCCCTTCGCCATTCCCGTCCCCGACCTGGACCGGACCACGCATCTGCTGATACTCGGAGCCAACCCGCTCGAGTCCAACGGAAGTCTGTGCACCGCCCCCGACTTCCCCGGCCGGCTCAAGGCCCTGCGCCGACGCGGCGGCACCCTCACCGTCGTCGACCCGCGCCGGACCCGCACCGCCGCGCTCGCCGACCGGCACATCGCCCTCCGGCCCGGCACCGACGCCCTCTTCCTGGCCGCCCTCGCCCACACCCTCTTCGACGAGGGCCTCACCGACCTCGGTGCGCTCGCCGCCCATGTCGAGGGCGTGGCGGACGTCCGTGAAGCACTGCGGGACTTCACCCCGGAGGCGGTGGCCGATGCCTGCGACCTCGACGCGGCCACGCTGCGCGAGGTCGCCCGCGAACTCGCCGCGGCGCCCTCGGCCGCCGTCTACGGACGGATGGGCAGCTCCACCGTCGAGCACGGCACCCTCGCCAACTGGCTCGTCGACGTGCTCAACGTCCTCACCGGAAACCTCGACCGCCCCGGCGGGGCGCTGTTCCCGCTGTCCGCCACCGCGCCCGCGCCCCGCCCGGCCGGCCCCGGCAAGGGCTTCGCGCTCGGCCGCTGGCGCAGCAGGGTCTCCGGGCATCCCGAGGCCAAGGGGGAGTTCCCGACGGCCGCGCTCGCCGAGGAGATCGAGACCCCGGGGGAGGGCCGCATCCGCGCCGTGATCAGCATCGCGGCCAACCCCGTCCTGTCCGCCCCGGACGGACGCCGTCTCGACGCGGCCCTGGGCGGCCTCGACTTCATGGTCTCCGTCGACCCCTACCTCAACGAGACCACCCGTCACGCCGACGTCGTGCTGCCCCCGCCGCCGCCCTCCCAGAGCGCCCACTTCGACTTCGCCTTCAACGGCTTCGCCATCCGCAACCAGGCCCGCTACACCCCCGCCGCCGTTCCCCTCGAGGACGGACGGATGGACGAATGCGAGATCCACGCCCGTCTGATCCTCGCCGTCTCCGGCATGCACGGCGCCTCGCCGTCCGCCGTCGACGACCTCGCCGTCGACTCCGCCCTGGCCAAGGCCGTCGCCCAGGAGCACTCTCCCCTGCACGGGGGCGACCCCCAGGAGCAGGCCCGGCTGCTCGCCGGACGGACCGGGCCCGAGCGGCGCCTCGACCTGATGCTGCGCCTCGGACCGTACGACCTCATCCTCGAAGACCTCCTGCGGGCACCGCACGGCATCGACCTCGGACCACTGCGCCCCCGCCTGCCCCAGGTGCTCAAGACCCGCAGCGGGCGCGTCGAACTCCTGCCCCAGCCGCTCGCCGCCGATCTGCCCAGACTGCGGGCCGCACTGGCCTCCCGCCGGGACGGCCTGGTCCTCGTGGGCCGTCGTCACCTCCGATCCAACAACAGCTGGTTGCACAACGTCCCCTCCCTGACCGGGGGTTCGAACAGGTGCACCCTCCAGGTCCACCCGGCGGACGCCGACCGTCTCGGCCTCGCCGATGGCAAGCCCGCCAGGATCAGCTCCGTGGGAGGTGCGCTGGAGGTCGAGGTGGAGGTCACCGACGCGGTACGCGCCGGAGTGGTGAGCCTGCCACATGGCTGGGGCCACGACCGTCCCGGCGCACGGCTCACCGTCGCGGCGGAACGTCCGGGAGTGAACGTGAACCAACTGCTCGACGGCTCCCTGCTCGACCCGCTCTCGGGCACCGCCGTGCTCAACGGATTCCCCGTGGACGTGACGCCCGTGCCATGA